AAGAAACCTCCTCCCCGAGATCGAGGTCCTCGGCCAGGTCGACGCCACCTACATTGTCGGCAGGGCCGAGAACCGCTCCCTCGTCGTCATCGACCAGCACGCCGCCCACGAGCGTATCCTGTACGAGCAGGCGACGGAGAAGCAGCAGGACGGGCAGAAGACACAGGAACTGATCGTCCCTGTGCTCATCACCTTCACGGCGCAGGAGGCAGAACTGGTGAAGGACGCCCTGCCGGCCCTCGAAGAGGAGGGGTTCGCCCTCGGCGAGTTCGGGCCGGACACCTACGCGGTGAGCGCGATCCCCATCGTCCTCGGCCGGATGGAAGACCCGGCGGTGGTCCGCGACCTGGTCTCGGCCCTGATACGCGAGGCCCCCCGCGACCCGGTGGGGAGGCGGGAGGCGATCACCCGGAGAGTCGCCTGCCGCGGTGCGATCAAGGCCGGCGACCCCCTCACCCACGAGCAGATGCGCCGCCTCGTCGACCAGCTCGCCCACACGAAGAGCCCGTACACCTGCCCCCATGGTCGGCCGACGGTCCTCTCCTTCTCCCCCGACGAACTGGCGGCGATGTTCAGGAGGACGTGATTGGATAGGGGGAGACAGGGATCTCCTCCCAACAGTTCGAGCGCGATTTTTTTGTTTCATCCACACCCGCGGGACGTTTCGAAAACGCTATATGGTGCAAAAATATATTTGCACCTGTAAATGATTACAACCAGTAGCATCCCCGAGCTCTCGAAATTGCTTTCATTTCTCGGAAATGAACAAAGGCTCAGGATTCTGAAATCGATTGCAAAAGAGGAGAAATATGCGCGCGAGATCTCGGAAGAACTCTCAATCTCACGTACACTTGTCAACATCTACCTCAAACAGCTGGAGAAGAAGGGCCTCGTCACCGGAACCAGCAGAGTGACGGACGAACCCCCCCTGATGAGGAGATATTACCGGGCAGTTCCCTTCGAACTGGTTGTAAGCCTGGATGAGATTCAAAAAATGGAGGAGTAAAGGTATGGATTATTTTAAGGTACGCGAATTTCACTGGATGACCTGGACGGTGATCGGACTCCTGATAGCGTTGCTCGTCATGCTCACCATCGGCATTGCCTATCGTATCGACCTCGGTATTGTCGTCGGTTCCATGGCAGGGATATTGTGGTATGTCTTCCTGCTCGCCTTCATCTGGACCGTGGCCTGCATCATTGGAAGGGGCCTGAAGACCTGGCTGGAAAAGTACCTCGACGCTCTCGTGGAGCAGAAGAGCAGGGAAGAGGACGCCGGTGCACAACTGGCCGTATTGAACGAAAAGATCGAGAAGATGGAAGAGAAGATCGACCGGATCGAGGATGTCCTGACGAAGGTGGGCGAGTAGGAGGAATGTCCATGGACCCTGAAAAAAATCTTGACAGGGACTGGACCCTCTGGACGGCGGTCGCGATCACGGTGTGGTTGGTCCTGAGCATCCTCGTATCTCTGGCAAACCCCGTCTTCGCACGTTCGATCTGGCCGGTGTTGTTCTCCGTCTTCGTCCTCGCATATGGGTACCTTGCCGTCTGCCATTTCATACGCAAGGCGAAGGCGTGGAGCGAGCACTATCTCGACACCCTCCTGGCACAGCGTGTCCGGGGAAAGGAGAGAGAGGCAGAGAAGATACGAGCAATGACCGAACAGGTCGGGGAAATGGAGAAAAAGGTGGACCGCATCGAGGCGATGCTGGTGAAGGTCTCCGGGTGATGATGCACGATCTCTGAGAGTCATTGACAGGAACCTCTCACTTTTCCTTGATCCGAAAAACATTGGAGATCGTACGGCATCACAGAACGTTACAAAAAATTCATAGAGAATATTTTCTGGAAACTCATCTTCCTAGAGCGTGCATGACGGCCAGGCGAGCGATCCCATCGCTAAAAGTCAGGATTTTCTCGAACATTTGCCTTCAGCAGGACATCCGGATCACTACACTCGTGAGTGACTCATAGACAGATCTATCGGGCGGGACTGATCGGTCGCAAAGTTTTGCAGGATTATTACATCGATACAGAGGGTTAAATTTTTCCGATGTGTAAATGA
This window of the Methanofollis ethanolicus genome carries:
- a CDS encoding ArsR/SmtB family transcription factor is translated as MITTSSIPELSKLLSFLGNEQRLRILKSIAKEEKYAREISEELSISRTLVNIYLKQLEKKGLVTGTSRVTDEPPLMRRYYRAVPFELVVSLDEIQKMEE